The sequence GGATTTTAAATCAGAAACCGCACAGGGCTGGGGTTACTGCGTCTTCGGTAAGGTCAGTGCCGGCATGGACGTAGTCAACAAGATCAAGGCAGTAAGCACAGGTAACAAGGGCATGCATCAAGATGTGCCTCTAGAAGCTGTAATTATCGAGAAAGTGACCATTGCCGAATAAATCAGCTTAATGCGCACACTTTTTATAGGCGATCTGCATCTATCTGCAGATCGTCCTGATATTACACTCGCCTTCAATCAGTTTCTCGATACCCAACTCGATGATGCCGAAGCACTTTATATACTTGGCGATCTATTTGAAGTTTGGATCGGAGATGATATTGCCGAACCCTTCGCTAATGAATTAGCCGAAAAGCTCCACGGCATCTCACAGAATCTCCCCATATATTATATCCATGGGAATCGAGATTTTTTGATCGGCCACCAATATGCGAAACGTTCCGGCATGATCTTGTTGCCTGAAGTCCATAGTCTTGACCTTTATGGTACTCCAACCGTGATCCTTCATGGCGATAGCCTCTGCACACTCGATAAGGCCTACCAAAGGTTCAGACGTTTCAGAAATAACCCGGCTATTAAGTGGATTTATTCACACTTGCCTAAGCACACTCGCCAAAATATTGCGACCAACATACGTGCTAAAAGTAAGGCGAGTAACATGAATAAAAGCTATACCATCATGGATGTTGAGAGCGATGCCGTCATTAAGCTAATGAATCATTGCGGCGCAACACAGATGATCCATGGCCATACACATAGACCCGATGTTCATCATTTAGGCAAAAATCAGGCAGGAATTGAGAAACGTCGAATTGTTGTCGGTGACTGGTACGAACAAGGCAGTGTACTTAGCGTATCGAAAGATAATCTAGCCTTAACCAGCCTCCCCTTTCAAGCTAACTAATTAACCAGTAATCACTTAACTAAGCAATGACTGGTTATCCCCCACTAAAAACTGCCCAAAGCGATGAAAAGACTTAATAGATATCAAAACTCTGGCGCGCCACTGTGAAATTTAAACTCAGGATCGGCAGATAAGATGAGCTCAGCTTCAGCCTGGCGAATGATGGCTATTCGATCACTTACAGGCACACTTTTCTTAGTCATAGCATTAGCCTGAATCAACTCAGCTAGCACCAAATAATCTTGATAATGTCTCGCCTCTGAACGTAATAAAGAAACATAGAATCGATTTAATTCATCGTCTAGGTATGGTGCTAGTTTTGCGAAACGCTCACAAGAACGAGCCTCGATAAAAGCCCCTATGATGAGCTTATCGACTAAGGCTGCAGGCTCATGGGTTCTGACTTGCTTCATCATGCCTTTTGCATAACGACCTGCAGTCATGTTCTGGTAAGGGATATCTCGTGCTTGCATGATCTCCAATACCTGCTCGAAATGGTGAAACTCCTCCTTAATAAGGCGAACCATCTTGCTTATAAGTTCTGAGCCATGTTCGAAGCCAGATTTAGCGACTAACTCCCCGACAAAATCATTTTTCTTACTGTCACGAGATAAAAAAGCATCTATATCTCTGTCTTTTTGATAAATGAATTCCTCATAAGGTTTTGCCCATTGAAGTAACAATTGACCGCTATCCTTATCGACTGCGTATTTCCTAATAAGAAACATCGCGGTTTGGGCCGCCTTTAACTCACAGTTACAGTGATCGATAAGTAAGTCAGATAAACTTTCCGACTTTTTTGCCACCTCAATCCAGGTGTCTGGTGTTTCACATCCTAAAAAAGCATGGATCGGGGCTAACAATTGCTGCATGGACTCTCTTCTCGAAGTAATTAAATGTCATTTTGATAGATGCAATATTCTAGCATTGACTCAGCCAGACTTAGGGATCTAATTTAATCGTTTTTTATTCACTTGAATGATTAATCCAGAAGTTTGAACTCGATCAAACAAACAGAAACACAGACTTAGAAACAAATAATTAACAAGTAAGACAAGTTCAGCTTGACTAAGGGGTCATTTTGTTCAATAAATAAACTTATACCAAAGCAATTCTTGAGAATATGAGCTAGAAATTAATAAGAGCATAGATTGGCATTGGGTATCGTGAGCCGTAAGGTCTTTGGGAATGAGACCAATAGGCATGTAGGCTCGTCTGAAGTTTGGCGAGCAAAAGTTAAAGCTGAACAAGGATAATTATAATGATATTGAATCACTTAATGGGACTCTACACTCATCCAAAGGAAGAGTGGCACACAATTGAGCAAAATCATGAAGCACTGAAGAGTAGCCTGAGCCATATCTTACTCATTGCACTCATCCCAGTGATCTGCACCTTTATCGCTGCAACTGAACTGGGATGGAACCTAGGTGTTGGTGATCGTCTCTTCTTGACACAAGAAAGTGCACTCTTAATGTCCGGAGGCATGTATTTTGGACTCATTGCTGGTGTATTTGCACTGGCTTACTTGGCTTTTTGGATGGCGAAGACATTCGATGCAGACCCTAGCTATACTCAAGCACTCGAACTCGCATCTTACACGGCAACACCACTATTTATGGTGGGACTCGCCGCATTGTATCCATCAATTTGGTTTGTGATGGTCGTTGGCTTCTTCGGACTCGCCTACTCGGTTTATCTGCTCTATACCGGTGTACCAATCATCATGAATATTCCTGAAGAGAAAGGATTCATCTATGCCAGCTCAGTAGTCACTGCAGGCCTGGTATTACTCGTCGCCTTGATGGCATCGAGCGTTATCCTCTGGAGCTTTGGATTTGGCCCTATGTATCAATAAACAGCAGCGAGCTCAAGACAAAGCTAAGAGTAGCGAATTAACTCGTAGCTCAATCAGTGTCCCGTCCTGAAATAGGTTGACGGTTTTATTAGACCAGTAGCACATGCTTCTGGTCTTTTTTATGCACTTGATTTGGGGTTTTCATTCCCAAGCTTAAGTGCGGCCTCATTTCATTGTATATATAAACTGACTCTTCAACGAGCCGTTTTAGCTCATCAATGTTACTGCATGGGTATAATAAAAATTCCTGCTTCAATATACCGTTAATTCTCTCTGCCAGTGCATTTTGATAGCAGTCATATCCATCTGTCATTGACGGTCTGATATCACTTGCTTTTAACGCTGATTGATAGACTCCAGAGCAATACTGTAACCCTCTATCTGAGTGGTGAATTGCTTGACTCGGATATTGACGATTGTTGACTGTCATATCGAGCGCTTTAACCACATCTGTTGCTTTCATCTCATCACTAAGCTCATAGCCCATGATTTTTCGGCTATATGCATCAGTCACCAGCCATAAGTAGTGAACACCTTCTTCTGTTTGAATATAGGTTATGTCACTAACAAACACCTCCTCTGGTGCCGCAGGTTTAAACTCCTTAAGTAAGTTGGGATGCTTCTTCATCCAATGCTTGCTGTTCGTTGTTTTTGTATAGCTACGTTTAGCTTTAACCAGCAAGCCCTCTGATTTCAAATGAGCAAAGAAGTTATCTCTTCCAAGCTTAATCCCTTGCTCGATAAGTTTTGGTTTGAGTAAAAAGTACAGCTTTCTACCGCCTATTCGCGGCATAAATCGGCGTAAATCTAAAACCATTGCCTTTACCGGAGCGAGTTCAACAGCACGATAGTTCGCCCTAGATTCTTTTTGATAGATACCTTGCCTTGATATGCCAAGTAGCTCGCAAGCACGACTTAAGCTTGCTACTTTCTGTTTTTGAAGGCTTCTCGCTCCTTGGCTAAGTACTTTTTTCTCAGGCCTGCTCCGTACTCTGCATCTATGATATCAACAGCCTCATTGAGTAGTAGGTTACGTAAGTGCTCATCTTCCAACTGCTTTTCAAGACGTTTAATTGTCTGGGCAGGTGTTTCTTTGGCTTTTAGAGTTTTAGGCATGGTCATCCTCGGTGGTTGAGTCCAATTCATCTTACCGTGTTTTCTGAGCCAGGTAAGTACAGTTGAACGGCCTTGGATACCATAGATGCTTTGGGCTTGCTTATAGGTCATGTCGCCTTTTTCAACAGCGGCAACAACCTGCAATTTAAAGCCTAACGAATAATCTCGCTGTGTACGCTTACGATGTGTAGATACTGGAGTTGTCATAATTAAGTCCTAAATGTGTAAACACATTTCAGGACAAGACACAGAATACAAAAAAGGCTTTAGGGAAACCTAAAGCCTTTTTAATTTAGTCACTCTCTACTTACGGAGTCATTACTGAGATGAATCTCGCAGCGCTACCGTCAAGTTGAAGATTAAGTTGTCGGACGTTGAATCTTTGCTGTCTGCACAGAAGTATCCTTCGCGCTCAAACTGATACGCCTTCTCTGCTTCAGCATTAATAAGCCCAGCTTCAACAACACCATGCTTAACAACAAGAGAGGAGGGGTTTAGCACCTCATTTACGGTTTCAGCAGCAGCTGGATTAGTATCAGTAAAAAGCCTGTTGTATAGGCGGAACTCGGCAGGTTTGGCACTGCTTGCTTCGACCCAGTGAATAACACCTTTCACTTTACGCCCATCAGCTGGATTGACACCTAAGGTCTCATTGTCATAAGTACAATAGATAGTGGTGATGTTACCTTCTGCATCTTTGTCACAGCGCTCAGCTTTAATGACATAAGCATTACGTAGGCGTACCTCTTTACCTTGAACAAGACGCTTATACTTCTTGTTAGCTTCTTCACGGAAGTCATCGGCATCGATAAACAGCTCACGACCAAATATGACCTCCCGCTTACCCAACTCTTCTTTGCTTGGGTGAATAGGCGCATTCAAGGTCTCAACTTGCCCTTCTGGGTAGTTTTCGATAATCACTTTAACCGGATTAATCACAGCCATTGCACGCGGTGCATTATCATTGAGTTCTTCGCGAATACAGGCATCTAACATAGCAACTTCAACCATGTTGTCTTGCTTAGTCACGCCGATACGCAGGCAAAACTCACGTATGGATGCCGCAGTGTAACCACGACGGCGCAGTCCTGCCAAAGTTGGCATACGTGGGTCGTCCCAGCCATGTACCAGCTCACGAGTAACCAAGTCATTTAGCTTACGCTTGGACATCAAGGTGTATTCAAGATTCAACCTGGAGAACTCATATTGACGAGTTCTGTTAGGTGCTTGAAAATCATCTAAATGATCAAGTACCCAGTCGTACAAACGACGGTTGTCTTGAAACTCTAATGTACATAAAGAGTGACTGATATCCTCTATAGCATCCGAGATACAATGAGTAAAATCATACATTGGGTAGATACACCACTTATCACCCGTTTGATGATGGTGAGCGAAACGAATGCGGTAGATGATAGGGTCGCGCATGCACATAAAAGACGATGCCATATCGATCTTAGCTCTTAACGCACATTCACCTTCTTTGAACTCACCCTTGCGCATCTTCTCAAACAACTCAAGGTTCTCAGCCGCTGAAGTTTCACGGTAAGGACTGTTCTTACCCGGTGCTTTCAATGTACCGCGATACTCACGTGTCTCTTCACTGTTTAGGAAGCAGACATAAGCTAAGCCCTTAGTGATCAACTCAACAGCATAGCCATGTAGCTGATCGAAGTAATTAGATGAGTAACGAATATCTCCAGACCACTCGAAACCGAGCCACTTTACGTCGTCCTGAATCGAATGCACATAATCGATATCTTCTTTTTCAGGATTCGTATCATCAAAACGTAAATTACATTGGCCCTTGTAATCCTTAGCTATACCGAAGTTCAAGCAGATAGATTTAGCATGACCGATATGAAGAAAGCCATTTGGCTCAGGTGGGAAACGAGTATGCACACTGGTGTGCTTACCGCTTTCGATGTCTTCATCTATGATGTTACGAATGAAGTTACTGGGACGAACTTCGCTGTCCACATGACTCATGTGATTCCTCTTAGAGAACGCTGGCCAGCCATTAGCCTACTTGTATATACAATTAGCTGAATGGGATGGCATATTTAGATGTAATTGGAAAGATGATCCACTATCTCAGTGCCAGATACAACGCCTGATAGCAAAAAACATCAACAAAAATCCATATAATAAAAAAGCAGCGAATAAACGCTGCTTTTTTCATAATCGTCGACGGTAACTTGCTTGTTATGTGATCACTTTTACATCAAGTGTCGTCATCTCAGTCCGTTTGGCTTTCACCTTCAACCAAACATAGAAAATTGCCAGCGCACTGATAAAGAATCCTATCCACAGACTCGATGAAAGCGGATGGTCACTGAATGTTGCCGCCTGATAGAAGACCGTCGCCGTGCCATAAGCTAAGGCAAAGGTCCAAACCCCGGCAAATGCAGCCCAGCGTCCACCGAACTCTCCCACTAACGCGCCCATTGCCGCGACACATGGTGTATAGAGTAAAATAAATAACAAATAGGCAAAGGCTGCCGTGATCCCGGAGAAACCAGCCTGAAGCGCGGTGAAAGTCGAAGTATCCACCTCCAACTCTTCCGATGCGGCTTCTACCGAAGACACATCCCCCACAGAGATAGACAAGGGATCATCGAGTGCAATACCGAACAAGTTTTCCGGAATGGTACTTAAGGCTTCATTGAGTGTTTCAGAAAACGGTGCTAGCTCTTCATCACCCGAACCAGCTGTGCTATACAAGCTGTTCAGAGTACCGACGACCGCTTCTTTGGCAAATATACCTGTGATAATACCCACAGTAGCTGGCCAGTTATCTTGCTCAACTCCCATGGGACCGAAAAATGGCGTCACTTTCTGGCTGGCAACACTGAGTACAGACGCTGAGCTATCTTCATGACCAAAGGTACCGTCTACGCCTATGGCATTGACGAAGTTTAGCAAGGTCACCACGATGACAATGGTCTTGCCCGCACCCAGTATAAAACTTTTAGTTCGTTTACCGGTTCGATTCATTACAGTCTTAAATTTGGGTTTCTCGTAACTCGGTAATTCCATCACCACAGCGCTGCTGCTACCAGGAAGCAAGGTTGAGCGCAGGAGTAACCCCGTGCCTACCGCGGCTAATATTCCTATGATATAGAGTAAGAAAACCAGGTTCTGTCCTGACTCAGGGAAAAAGGCGGCGGCAAACAGCGCATACACAGGAAGCCTTGCACCACAGGACATAAACGGCGCCATCATACCTGTCACTATACGCTCACGTTCACTTCCTAAGGTACGTGTGGCCATAATAGCAGGTACTGAACAACCAAATCCCACGATCATAGGCACGAAGGCCTTACCCGGCAGACCGATGCGACGCATAAGGCCATCGACAACAAATGCCGCACGAGCCATATAACCCGAACCCTCAAGCACAGATAGCGCTAAAAACAAGGCCGCGATAACAGGAATAAAGGTCGCTACAGTTTGAATACCTTGTCCAATACCACCAGCAATGATAGTCACCAGCCAAGCCGGCGAGCCCAAGCTAGACATAAATGCGCCTAGGTGATCGACAAATATTGCGCCAGCGGTAATATCAAAGAAATCAATAAACGCACTACCCACATTGATACTGAACATGAACATCAGATACATGACAAACAGAAATACCGGTACGCCAGCCACAGGGTGAAGAATCACCCTGTCTAGTTTGTCACTCAGGGTTTCACTGCCATCCGATGATACAGAGGAGTCGTAGACACTTTGAACGAAGTCGAAACGTGTGGTTGCCACCATGACTTCTATATCTTGTCCTTGCCTAGAAATCGACTCGGAACACTCATTAACTTCATCGTGCATCTGGCCATTCTTACACTGACCACAGCCTATTCCATTGGCCAACATGGCGAGCGCGCGGCCACGACTTAAACTTGTATCACTGGATAATAAACTCGAAACACCAGTCTCAATGCTAGCGTCGTAATTAAGAATCAAGGCTTTCTCAGACACCCTACCTTCAAGTAAAATCACAACTTGCGCCTTCACTTTCTCGATATCGACTTCATCTCTTGAGCAAACACCCACAACCGGACAGCCTAAGGTTTTGCTCATCTGCTCAACATCGACTTCAATGCCGTGGCTCTTGGCCGCATCTATCTTGTTGAGCACGACAACCATGGGAATGCCGAGCTCACGCAGTTGAATCGTGAGGTAAAGGTGTCGCTCAATATTGGTTGCATCGACAAGGTTGATGATGCCGTCTATCTGCTGTTCAGCGAGGAACTGCTGCGCAATCTGCTCATCCAACGAGCAGTCACAACTTTTACCGGCAGGCAATAAATCATAGATACCAGGAAGATCGGTTAGAGAAACATCGGTATCATTTAAGGTAAATACACCTGTTTTCTTCTCTACGGTAACACCGGACCAGTTACCAACCTGTTGATTGGCTCCCGTAAGTGCATTAAAAAGTGTCGATTTACCCGCATTAGGATTACCGACAGTAACACAATGAAATTGCTTAGCCATTCGTAGGTACCGCCTCAACTTTTTCAACACTAACTCTATCTACATCAATAATATCAGCAAGATCTCTACGCATGCATAATCGGCTTCCTCGAATATCGAGCAAGAGGCCGGATCCCATGGGAGCTTTACGGATCATGTAGAATGACGTGTTTGGGGTGATCCCCATGGAAAGTAATTTTCGTTTAACAACCGATGGCAAACTCAACTGGCCAACTTCTGAAATCGTGGCATGATCGCCAGAGTTTAAATCGCTTAATTTCATTATGCTTTTATACCTTTAACAGGTCTCAATAATTCTTAAACTCGAACTAATTTTAACGGAGGAAAAAGAAGAATAACTTTACCTAGATCAACTTTCTGTATTGGAAACGATAATAGTTTTCAATTGTATTCTATATTATGTGACAAAAGTCCCAACTAATAAATGATTGTGATCAAATAAATCCACAGTGCAAATACGAATGATTACCACTCATGGGGATGGTAGATTTATTAACTGCACGCAATAGTGACTAAGATCACACTTTAGGTTTTTCCCTTCATAATCATCACTCTTTACTGGTCGAAACACCTGAAGTTGTGACTCAAGTGTAACACCCGTGTTCTATAGTTATATGTTAGTAAATTAGATGATTACTAACATAACAATTATTAGCTAAATAGCGCTCAGGATGTGTGATGATGAACATGGGATCTGCTTGGACAAAAAGCAAGGCCTTACCTTGCCTGTTATTTTTATTCACGGTGTTTAGTTTAAATCTAGCGGCTGCCCCTTGGGATGATAAAGACCCTGCCGAAGTAGAAGCTATTCTCGACCAAAAATTTGCCGAAGGTAAATACTCCTCAAAAGGCGCTGACACTTGCCTGATGTGTCACAGAAAGAGTACCAAAGTGATGGCGCTATTTGACGGTGTCCATGGCAATGTCAACATCAAAGGCTCTCCTATGGCCGAATTGCAATGCGAAGCCTGTCACGGACCTTTAGGCAAACACAACCGAGGTGGCAAGGAGCCGATGATCACCTTTGGTATTAATTCGCCAGTTCCGACGCAAAAACAAAATAGTGTCTGCATGAGCTGTCACAATGATGATCAACGTATGGTTTGGAGTGGTAATCATCACGACAACGCCGATGTCAGTTGCGCCAGTTGTCACTCAGTTCACACGGGACACGATCCCATTAGTGACCGTAAAACTGAAGTCGAAGTTTGTACTTCATGTCACACCCAGCAAAAAGCCGATATCCATAAGCGCTCTTCTCATCCGTTAAAATGGCAACAGATGGTCTGTAGTGATTGTCATAATCCCCATGGAAGTTTAAGTGATTCTAGCCTTAAGCAGATGAGTGTGAATGAAAACTGCTATTCATGCCACGCAGAGAAACGCGGTCCAAAACTGTGGGAGCATTCACCAGTCACCGACAATTGCGCCAATTGTCATAACCCCCATGGTAGCGTGAATGAAGCCATGCTGATCAGTAAACCACCTCAGCTATGCCAGAGTTGCCACGCTTCAGACGGCCATGCATCAAACCCAGTATTTGCCAATCAAAAGAATGCCTTCAATGCAGGCCAATCTTGTATGAACTGTCATAGCCAAGTCCATGGTTCTAATCACCCGTCCGGCAAGCTACTACAGCGTTAATAGGGAGTAAATGATGAAACAGAATATGATGAATACCCTAGCGCAACACTCGATAAAAATGAGCATAGTAGCAATCGCCATTACTGGTGTATTTTCCCCCGCCATGGCCGATGGCTACGGCCTGACACAAGTGAATCGTACCCACTTAAAACTTGATAAGTGGGAATGTAAGCGCTGCAAGGTTTCAATTGACGCCCAAGGCAGTATCGGTACAGGTGTTGCTTATAATGACGGTTCAGATAGCCACTTCGGGAATTCTAGCGGAACAGATAAAGACGGTATCCTAGGCCACTTAGATGCCAACGTGACGTTAAAGAGTGAGTCTGGTTACCGCACCGAAATTTTGGCAGATAAACTCGGTTATGACAATGGCAGTGCAGCACTGACCACTGGTAAACCTGGACAATATGAAGTCGCTTTTGGCTATCGAGGTATCGCAAATTACGATACTGACAGGGCTATGACACCTTATAGGGTAAAAAGTGATGCCATGATCCTTGCTGAAGACTGGCAAACAGGTGCCACTACAGGGCAAATGGTTTCCCTAACCAATAGCGTTAAACCAGCTGAGCTAATGACACAGCGTGACAGGTTTTCTCTGGATGCACATTATAAAGGCAATTTCTATAAAGCTGAGCTGAATTATCAGCACGAAGTACGCTCAGGACAGCGTGCCTTTAGCGGTAACTTACTCACAAACAGTGCCATGTTGGCACAACCAATCGATGACTCCATCGATAATCTAGGGGCAAAAATCTACTTCAATGGCGATGGCTGGCTTGCGGGCATAGATACCATGATCAGCCTATATAATAACGATCATGATGCACTAAGCTGGGATTCAGCGTTTAGCCCAACCTTTGGCGCAGCCTATTCGGGCCAAAGTGCAACAGCACCAGATAACAAGGCCTACCGAATAGCGGGCAATGCGCAATTTAGCGACAATGGCCAACAAATTCTAATGCATTCAGGTTTTAGCCGCTTCACCCAAGAGCAAACATTTCTACCAGCGACGATTAACGGCCCCTCTCCAGATTTACCTACTGCCAATCTGGATGGTCAAGTCGATATGATTGAAATGACCATTAAGTATTCGGGGCGTATAACCAGTGAGTTAAGTTTACGTGCCAGCTATGACTATAAAGACAGGGATAATAAAACAGAGGTAAATGATTATCCTCAGGTGATCACCGACAGCTACTTTGCAGGTACAGCTGCAAACCCTGACTATGATCGCACCCGTCAAAAGGCAAAACTTGCGGCTAAATACAGATTTAGTCGTAATGTCTATCTCGATGTCGGTTATGAATATGATCATAACAATTATAGTGGTTTGGACAGGGATACATTACATGAGTCCAGCATATATGGACGTTTACACTATCGGCCTTCTCAATCATGGTCATTTGGCTTTAAAGCCAAAGCACAAGATAGAAGTGGCAGTGAATACAAGCCAGTCAGTAGAACAGATAGCCCCAGCAATCCATTACTGAGAAAAACCTATCTTGCAGATAGAGAACTTCAAGAATATAAGCTCTCGGCAAATTACACCGGCTCAGCATCATTCTCAGCCTCTGCAAATCTACACATCAGCCAGCAAGACTATACCGACACCCAAATCGGCCTAACCGATGTCGACACTTCCGGTTATGACATTTCTGGCCAATATCTTATCAATGAAGATCTGAGCTTCAACGCTTTTCTCAACCAGGACTGGCGTGAGAGCGAACAAGCCAGTAGCAGTAACTTCAGTACACCTAACTGGTACGCGAATGCGGATGAGCAATCCACTGTCGTCGGTCTTGGAATGCTCTACCAAAACCTATTGGATAAGCAGTTATCTCTGGGGGTCGACTACAACTATTCAGATGGCCAAAGTGACACCGAAGTCACCCAAGGCTTAACGACCCCTTATGGTGCTTATTTCTCCACCAGCCATAACGTAAATGCTTTCGCCGATTACCAAATGAGTGAATCAATGGGTATACGCTTCGATTGGATTTTTGAACAGTATCAGGATGCCGACTGGAGTAACCAGGGCTTGAGTGTTGATTCCATTCCAAATGTATTGATATTTGGCGATCTCAGTCATGACTACAATGCTCATTACTTCGGAGTGACATTGAGCTATCAGCTATAAAGATTAACGATAAATATAAGATTTAAATGATTTATTTAGTAGCCGTTTTTTAGAAAACCAGTGAGTGAGGATGTTCCAAGGAAGAGATGATGAAACTAATGACCAATCTAATGTGTGTATTTAACGTAAAACACTCAGGACCGCTTATCCTTGCTGTACTCCTAACAGCGTGTGGAGGGGATGACGGAGAGCCAGGTAACCCAGGAAATCCTGGAGGCCCACCCGCTACCGATATCTCTTCACTTAAGGTAGAAGTCGGTGCAGTGACTTTAACCAATGGCGTAGCGACAGTTAACTACAGCGTCAACAACCAAGACGATGAGCCTGTTGTCGGCATTCCTAGCTCAACCTATATTGCCGCTCAGCTTCTCCCCCAAGGTTTTACCAATGCAGGAAACAGCAGTCAGTGGCAATACTTTACTTCTGAGAGTTGCACTACGACTTGTACTGGCGAGCTTATCGATCACAAGAATGGAAAATATAGCTATACCTTTAGCGCAGCTTTTGATGGCATGAATGAGATGAGCTATATGCCGGGGGCTACTCAGCGCATAATCATAAAAATTGGCGGAGATAGCCTACCTGACGGAACAGCATTACCAACAACTAACCAAAATTTCGATTGGCAAGACTCAGGCGCTCCAGCTTACACTCGTAATTTGATCGTAATGGAGACGTGTAACACCTGTCACAACGATCTCGCTTTTCACGGTAGCAAGTACAACGAGGTTGAAACCTGTGTGACTTGCCACAGTGAAGGTAAAGTGAGTAGCAATGACAATATCTTCCCCCAGATGATACACAGTAAACATCTGACAGGCTTCCCGGGCTCCTTGGCTGATTGTCAAACTTGTCATGCCGACGATGAAACACTGACTGAAAATATGAACTGGGCCCGTGTGCCGGGAATGGAAGCATGTGGTTCATGTCATACCGATATTAACTTCCCAGCAGGTGAAGGACACCCAGCCCAAGTCGATAACAGCAATTGCGTGGCTTGTCATAATCCCGATTGGACCATGAGTGTACATGATGGGGGTAACGATGAGGCATTAGCGCAATTTAATGCCCAAATAACCGCTGCTAGCCTATCTGGCACCACAGTCACTTTCAGTATCAAACTGACCAACCCAGAGACGGGTGAAGTATATACTGACAGTGTAGACAAACTTAATTTCGTCTCCAGTTTAGGGATAGAAACCAACTGGGGAACCAGTTTTGACTATTCCAGCAATTCAGCAAAACGATTAACAATAAGCAGTGATGCTCCTGATTCTGGCGCCGATGGCATATACACCTATCAAGTAACGGGGCTAACCATCCCCGCAGGAAGTGAGACAGATAAAGGCACAATTGTAGTCAAAGGCAGCATCTGTGCTAATGGTAATCAATTAGCGGACTGTGAACTGGACACGAGTACCGCTTTAGTTTTACAAGCCAGTCATGA is a genomic window of Shewanella psychrophila containing:
- the feoB gene encoding Fe(2+) transporter permease subunit FeoB translates to MAKQFHCVTVGNPNAGKSTLFNALTGANQQVGNWSGVTVEKKTGVFTLNDTDVSLTDLPGIYDLLPAGKSCDCSLDEQIAQQFLAEQQIDGIINLVDATNIERHLYLTIQLRELGIPMVVVLNKIDAAKSHGIEVDVEQMSKTLGCPVVGVCSRDEVDIEKVKAQVVILLEGRVSEKALILNYDASIETGVSSLLSSDTSLSRGRALAMLANGIGCGQCKNGQMHDEVNECSESISRQGQDIEVMVATTRFDFVQSVYDSSVSSDGSETLSDKLDRVILHPVAGVPVFLFVMYLMFMFSINVGSAFIDFFDITAGAIFVDHLGAFMSSLGSPAWLVTIIAGGIGQGIQTVATFIPVIAALFLALSVLEGSGYMARAAFVVDGLMRRIGLPGKAFVPMIVGFGCSVPAIMATRTLGSERERIVTGMMAPFMSCGARLPVYALFAAAFFPESGQNLVFLLYIIGILAAVGTGLLLRSTLLPGSSSAVVMELPSYEKPKFKTVMNRTGKRTKSFILGAGKTIVIVVTLLNFVNAIGVDGTFGHEDSSASVLSVASQKVTPFFGPMGVEQDNWPATVGIITGIFAKEAVVGTLNSLYSTAGSGDEELAPFSETLNEALSTIPENLFGIALDDPLSISVGDVSSVEAASEELEVDTSTFTALQAGFSGITAAFAYLLFILLYTPCVAAMGALVGEFGGRWAAFAGVWTFALAYGTATVFYQAATFSDHPLSSSLWIGFFISALAIFYVWLKVKAKRTEMTTLDVKVIT
- a CDS encoding MtrB/PioB family decaheme-associated outer membrane protein, with the protein product MMKQNMMNTLAQHSIKMSIVAIAITGVFSPAMADGYGLTQVNRTHLKLDKWECKRCKVSIDAQGSIGTGVAYNDGSDSHFGNSSGTDKDGILGHLDANVTLKSESGYRTEILADKLGYDNGSAALTTGKPGQYEVAFGYRGIANYDTDRAMTPYRVKSDAMILAEDWQTGATTGQMVSLTNSVKPAELMTQRDRFSLDAHYKGNFYKAELNYQHEVRSGQRAFSGNLLTNSAMLAQPIDDSIDNLGAKIYFNGDGWLAGIDTMISLYNNDHDALSWDSAFSPTFGAAYSGQSATAPDNKAYRIAGNAQFSDNGQQILMHSGFSRFTQEQTFLPATINGPSPDLPTANLDGQVDMIEMTIKYSGRITSELSLRASYDYKDRDNKTEVNDYPQVITDSYFAGTAANPDYDRTRQKAKLAAKYRFSRNVYLDVGYEYDHNNYSGLDRDTLHESSIYGRLHYRPSQSWSFGFKAKAQDRSGSEYKPVSRTDSPSNPLLRKTYLADRELQEYKLSANYTGSASFSASANLHISQQDYTDTQIGLTDVDTSGYDISGQYLINEDLSFNAFLNQDWRESEQASSSNFSTPNWYANADEQSTVVGLGMLYQNLLDKQLSLGVDYNYSDGQSDTEVTQGLTTPYGAYFSTSHNVNAFADYQMSESMGIRFDWIFEQYQDADWSNQGLSVDSIPNVLIFGDLSHDYNAHYFGVTLSYQL
- a CDS encoding DmsE family decaheme c-type cytochrome, whose product is MNMGSAWTKSKALPCLLFLFTVFSLNLAAAPWDDKDPAEVEAILDQKFAEGKYSSKGADTCLMCHRKSTKVMALFDGVHGNVNIKGSPMAELQCEACHGPLGKHNRGGKEPMITFGINSPVPTQKQNSVCMSCHNDDQRMVWSGNHHDNADVSCASCHSVHTGHDPISDRKTEVEVCTSCHTQQKADIHKRSSHPLKWQQMVCSDCHNPHGSLSDSSLKQMSVNENCYSCHAEKRGPKLWEHSPVTDNCANCHNPHGSVNEAMLISKPPQLCQSCHASDGHASNPVFANQKNAFNAGQSCMNCHSQVHGSNHPSGKLLQR
- a CDS encoding FeoA family protein translates to MKLSDLNSGDHATISEVGQLSLPSVVKRKLLSMGITPNTSFYMIRKAPMGSGLLLDIRGSRLCMRRDLADIIDVDRVSVEKVEAVPTNG